A single window of Falco rusticolus isolate bFalRus1 chromosome 6, bFalRus1.pri, whole genome shotgun sequence DNA harbors:
- the EPHX2 gene encoding bifunctional epoxide hydrolase 2 isoform X1, whose translation MARRAVLFDLGGVLLRPGLQHFLGSCERDCALPRNFLREVMFASGSDGPYAKAMRGQITLTQLLSLMEEGCRQHASASGITLPPTFSVTQAFEEMTAKGMINAPLLQAARVLRRNGLKTGILTNNWVDDSAGRLFTAMLMNLLHRHFDLVIESCRLGVQKPDPKIYTYALDVLQAKPQEVILLDDIGENLKPAQEMGIATVLVRDTETVLKELEELSGIQLLTQEEPLPTACDPSVVSHGYVPIRPGIQLHFVEMGHGPVICLCHGFPESWLSWRYQIPALADAGFRVIAVEMKGYGESTAPPDVKEYSQEQICKDLVVFLDKLGIPQAVLVGHDWGGAVVWNMALFYPERVRAVASLNTPYRPADPTVDIVEKMKTYPTFEYQFYFQEPGIAEAELEKDIGRTLKVLIRSVRQEDRLPFTLNFHKVWERGGLLVGFPEDPPASQILHGPELQYYIQRFKKSGFSGPLNWYRNMRPNWHWALSAKDRKITMPALMVTAGKDVVLHPSMSRGMEEWIPQLHREHIEECGHWTQMERPAVVNRILVKWLEGLPPDIPLPKISRL comes from the exons ATGGCGCGGCGGGCCGTGTTGTTCGATCTGGGCGGTGTGCTCCTCCGGCCCGGCCTGCAGCACTTTCTGGGCTCCTGCGAGCGGGACTGCGCTCTGCCCAG GAATTTCTTGCGGGAGGTCATGTTTGCCAGTGGCTCTGATGGTCCTTACGCCAAAGCGATGAGGGGGCAGATCACCCTGACCCAG CTCTTGTCACTGATGGAagagggctgcaggcagcacgCCTCTGCCTCAGGCATCACCCTGCCACCCACCTTCTCTGTCACCCAAGCCTTTGAAGAGATGACGGCCAAGGGGATGATTAATGCCCCccttctgcaggcagcaaggGTGCTGCGGAGGAACG GACTTAAGACGGGCATCCTCACCAACAACTGGGTGGATGACAGTGCTGGGAGGCTCTTCACGGCCATGCTGATGAACCTGCTGCATCGCCACTTCGACCTAGTGATTGAGTCCTGCCGGCTCGGAGTGCAGAAGCCAGATCCCAAGATCTACACCTACGCCCTGGATGTGCTGCAGGCGAAGCCGCAGGAG GTCATCCTTCTGGATGACATCGGGGAGAACTTGAAACCGGCCCAAGAGATGGGCATAGCCACTGTCCTCGTCAGGGACACTGAAACCGTCctgaaggagctggaggagctctCGGGCATCCAG CTTCTCACCCAAGAAGAGCCCCTGCCAACTGCGTGTGATCCATCTGTTGTGAGCCACGGATACGTGCCCATCCGG CCCGGCATCCAGCTGCACTTCGTGGAAATGGGGCACGGCCCTGTCATCTGCCTCTGCCACGGCTTCCCTGAGTCCTGGCTTTCCTGGCGCTACCAG ATCCCAGCTTTGGCTGATGCTGGCTTCAGGGTGATTGCTGTAGAGATGAAGGGCTACGGGGAGTCCACGGCCCCACCAG ATGTCAAAGAATATTCCCAGGAGCAGATATGCAAG gACCTGGTGGTTTTTCTGGACAAACTG ggCATCCCGCAGGCTGTGCTGGTCGGCCACGACTGGGGCGGTGCCGTGGTCTGGAACATGGCTCTCTTCTACCCCGAGAGGGTGAG AGCTGTGGCCTCGCTCAACACCCCATACAGACCCGCTGACCCCACTGTGGACATCGTGGAGAAGATGAAAACCTATCCCACCTTTGAGTATCAGTTCTACTTCCAGGAGCCG GGCATCGCAGAAGCAGAACTCGAGAAGGACATTGGCCGGACCCTGAAGGTCCTGATCCGCTCCGTGCGCCAGGAG GACCGCCTGCCCTTCACGCTCAACTTCCACAAGGTCTGGGAGCGAG gggggctgctggtgggctTCCCAGAAGACCCCCCTGCCAGCCAGATCCTGCACGGCCCTGAGCTGCAGTACTACATCCAGCGCTTCAAAAAATCTGGCTTCAG TGGTCCCCTGAACTGGTACCGTAACATGCGACCCAACTGGCACTGGGCACTCTCTGCCAAGGACAGGAAG ATCACAATGCCAGCGCTGATGGTCACAGCTGGGAAGGATGTGGtgctgcatcccagcatgaGCAGGGGCATGGAGGAGTGG ATCCCACAGCTGCACCGGGAGCACATTGAGGAGTGCGGGCACTGGACGCAGATGGAGAG GCCGGCGGTGGTGAACAGGATCCTGGTGAAATGGCTGGAGGGGCTCCCCCCCGACATCCCCCTGCCCAAGATCTCCAGGCTGTGA
- the LOC119150183 gene encoding uncharacterized protein LOC119150183 yields MVPGAPSWCLLVGFCTLGPPATIQGVPEEDVTLSTRTEELGYHLAQDVDPLQDPQRCGITFHTPSPCSPLGPPVSVSRDELDHLKNLLQDTKASLKDVEMAATLEDNQTRYQDIITEALPAIHGANLEFQESLDNIRRELEAHMAEADHPQTAEKKEKLWKGVHVMAHMLRLTRRLAQTLDDASHHLHAELSQHWQSLAAQATTTAEP; encoded by the exons ATGGTCCCAGGGGCCCCCAGCTGGTGTCTGCTGGTGGGGTTCTGCACCCTCGGTCCCCCTGCCACCATCCAGGGGGTACCTGAAGAGGATGTGACACTCAGCACCAGGACAGAGGAGCTGGGATACCACCTCGCCCAGGATGTGGACCCCCTCCAGGACCCCCAGCGCTGTGGCATCACCTTCCACACCCCCAGCCCTTGCAGCCCCCTTGGACCTCCTGTCTCTGTCTCTCGTGATGAGCTGGATCATCTCAAGAACCTCTTGCAGGACACCAAGGCCAGCCTGAAGGATGTGGAGATGGCGGCCACACTGGAGGACAACCAGACCCGCTACCAGGACATCATCACCGAGGCGCTGCCTGCCATCCATGGGGCCAACCTGGAATTTCAGGAGAGCCTGGATAATATCCGCAGGGAGCTGGAGGCTCACATGGCTGAGGCTGATCACCCACAAACAGCTGAGAAGAAGGAGAA gctgtggAAGGGTGTCCACGTAATGGCCCACATGCTACGTCTCACTAGGCGCCTGGCCCAGACCCTCGATGATGCCTCCCACCACCTCCACGCTGAGCTGagccagcactggcagagctTGGCTGCCCAAGCCACCACCACCGCCGAGCCCTAG
- the EPHX2 gene encoding bifunctional epoxide hydrolase 2 isoform X2 — protein MARRAVLFDLGGVLLRPGLQHFLGSCERDCALPRNFLREVMFASGSDGPYAKAMRGQITLTQLLSLMEEGCRQHASASGITLPPTFSVTQAFEEMTAKGMINAPLLQAARVLRRNGLKTGILTNNWVDDSAGRLFTAMLMNLLHRHFDLVIESCRLGVQKPDPKIYTYALDVLQAKPQELLTQEEPLPTACDPSVVSHGYVPIRPGIQLHFVEMGHGPVICLCHGFPESWLSWRYQIPALADAGFRVIAVEMKGYGESTAPPDVKEYSQEQICKDLVVFLDKLGIPQAVLVGHDWGGAVVWNMALFYPERVRAVASLNTPYRPADPTVDIVEKMKTYPTFEYQFYFQEPGIAEAELEKDIGRTLKVLIRSVRQEDRLPFTLNFHKVWERGGLLVGFPEDPPASQILHGPELQYYIQRFKKSGFSGPLNWYRNMRPNWHWALSAKDRKITMPALMVTAGKDVVLHPSMSRGMEEWIPQLHREHIEECGHWTQMERPAVVNRILVKWLEGLPPDIPLPKISRL, from the exons ATGGCGCGGCGGGCCGTGTTGTTCGATCTGGGCGGTGTGCTCCTCCGGCCCGGCCTGCAGCACTTTCTGGGCTCCTGCGAGCGGGACTGCGCTCTGCCCAG GAATTTCTTGCGGGAGGTCATGTTTGCCAGTGGCTCTGATGGTCCTTACGCCAAAGCGATGAGGGGGCAGATCACCCTGACCCAG CTCTTGTCACTGATGGAagagggctgcaggcagcacgCCTCTGCCTCAGGCATCACCCTGCCACCCACCTTCTCTGTCACCCAAGCCTTTGAAGAGATGACGGCCAAGGGGATGATTAATGCCCCccttctgcaggcagcaaggGTGCTGCGGAGGAACG GACTTAAGACGGGCATCCTCACCAACAACTGGGTGGATGACAGTGCTGGGAGGCTCTTCACGGCCATGCTGATGAACCTGCTGCATCGCCACTTCGACCTAGTGATTGAGTCCTGCCGGCTCGGAGTGCAGAAGCCAGATCCCAAGATCTACACCTACGCCCTGGATGTGCTGCAGGCGAAGCCGCAGGAG CTTCTCACCCAAGAAGAGCCCCTGCCAACTGCGTGTGATCCATCTGTTGTGAGCCACGGATACGTGCCCATCCGG CCCGGCATCCAGCTGCACTTCGTGGAAATGGGGCACGGCCCTGTCATCTGCCTCTGCCACGGCTTCCCTGAGTCCTGGCTTTCCTGGCGCTACCAG ATCCCAGCTTTGGCTGATGCTGGCTTCAGGGTGATTGCTGTAGAGATGAAGGGCTACGGGGAGTCCACGGCCCCACCAG ATGTCAAAGAATATTCCCAGGAGCAGATATGCAAG gACCTGGTGGTTTTTCTGGACAAACTG ggCATCCCGCAGGCTGTGCTGGTCGGCCACGACTGGGGCGGTGCCGTGGTCTGGAACATGGCTCTCTTCTACCCCGAGAGGGTGAG AGCTGTGGCCTCGCTCAACACCCCATACAGACCCGCTGACCCCACTGTGGACATCGTGGAGAAGATGAAAACCTATCCCACCTTTGAGTATCAGTTCTACTTCCAGGAGCCG GGCATCGCAGAAGCAGAACTCGAGAAGGACATTGGCCGGACCCTGAAGGTCCTGATCCGCTCCGTGCGCCAGGAG GACCGCCTGCCCTTCACGCTCAACTTCCACAAGGTCTGGGAGCGAG gggggctgctggtgggctTCCCAGAAGACCCCCCTGCCAGCCAGATCCTGCACGGCCCTGAGCTGCAGTACTACATCCAGCGCTTCAAAAAATCTGGCTTCAG TGGTCCCCTGAACTGGTACCGTAACATGCGACCCAACTGGCACTGGGCACTCTCTGCCAAGGACAGGAAG ATCACAATGCCAGCGCTGATGGTCACAGCTGGGAAGGATGTGGtgctgcatcccagcatgaGCAGGGGCATGGAGGAGTGG ATCCCACAGCTGCACCGGGAGCACATTGAGGAGTGCGGGCACTGGACGCAGATGGAGAG GCCGGCGGTGGTGAACAGGATCCTGGTGAAATGGCTGGAGGGGCTCCCCCCCGACATCCCCCTGCCCAAGATCTCCAGGCTGTGA